From Toxorhynchites rutilus septentrionalis strain SRP chromosome 2, ASM2978413v1, whole genome shotgun sequence, a single genomic window includes:
- the LOC129771793 gene encoding ATP-dependent RNA helicase DDX42 has translation MSGSNRGNFSFSLRRPGQLSGAFSGRPQQQQQSQQQQQQQQQKSFSLNAVPPPSSLCGRGSGFAPPKSFNPDSGVSKHGYHTMDAIAAYSNPSSQYTLFKRRGKTEDDYFEEEEEPAPQLEYIPAPGSPSASGSQDNKRAGNKSDDNDEDDEDDADPLDAFMAGIEAQVEREKKKIPLPNVDPKKGVRHDIDDEDNEESYYRYMEENPNAGVLDGDGSDAELEYDEDGNPIPPVRKRDIDPLPPIYHSEIEYDKFEKNFYIPHEDILGLSVIKTEELRKKLGVKVSGPLPPAPVTSFAHFGFDESLMKAIRKSEYTQPTPIQAQSVPAALSGRDIIGIAKTGSGKTAAFLWPMLVHIMDQKELGPGDGPIGLILAPTRELSLQIYQEAKKFGKIYNISVCCCYGGGSKWEQSKALEQGAEIVVATPGRMIDMVKMKATNLKRVTYLVLDEADKMFNMGFEPQVRSICNHVRPDRQTLLFSATFKKRIERLARDVLTDPVRIMHGDLGEANQDVTQHVIVFHNPTHKWSWLLEKMVQLLSEGSVLIFVTKKADADQVANNLKLKEYDPVLLHGDMDQADRNTVITQFKRREVDIMVATDVAARGLDIPHIRNVINYDIARDIDTHTHRIGRTGRAGEKGTAYTLVTDKDKEFAGHLVRNLEGANQEVSDELMKLAMQSSWFRNSRFKQNNKGKNMNVGGAGLGFRSRPVPSGPLKPSDGSSSSSADAGGGVNTTSKGPATDRFTAMRETFKAQYNAQFKASSDRTWENTIPEGGVFAKPAMQGFVAASCDDQKGRPEQQQEHQQQEGEERPRKKKSRWN, from the exons ATGAGTGGAAGTAATCGTGGAAATTTCAGTTTCTCATTGCGACGTCCGGGCCAGCTTTCGGGCGCATTCTCGGGCCGAccgcaacaacagcagcaatcacagcaacagcaacaacaacaacaacagaaaaGTTTCTCTTTAAATGCTGTTCCTCCGCCGAGTTCGTTATGCGGACGAGGATCTGGGTTTGCGCCACCCAAATCCTTCAACCCGGACAGTGGAGTATCAAAACACGGCTACCATACGATGGATGCCATCGCAGCTTACTCAAATCCTTCTTCACAATATACGCTGTTCAAGAGACGCGGTAAAACTGAAGACGA CTACTTCGAGGAAGAGGAAGAGCCGGCTCCCCAGCTGGAATATATTCCGGCACCAGGTTCTCCCTCGGCAAGTGGATCGCAA GATAACAAACGAGCCGGTAATAAATCGGATGATAACGACGAAGATGATGAGGACGATGCGGATCCGTTAGATGCGTTCATGGCTGGAATCGAAGCCCAGGTAGAGCGGGAGAAGAAAAAGATCCCGTTGCCGAATGTTGATCCGAAGAAAGGGGTCCGGCATGACATCGACGACGAGGACAATGAGGAGAGTTACTATCG TTATATGGAGGAAAACCCAAATGCTGGCGTTCTGGACGGGGATGGTTCCGACGCAGAGCTGGAGTACGATGAGGATGGAAATCCTATTCCGCCTGTAAGGAAGCGCGACATCGATCCTCTGCCACCGATCTACCATTCGGAAATCGAGTACGAcaaattcgagaaaaatttcTATATTCCACACGAAGACATTCTTGGTTTGAGCGTGATAAAGACCGAAGAGTTGAGGAAGAAATTGGGCGTGAAAGTGAGCGGTCCACTTCCGCCGGCACCGGTTACCAGTTTTGCGCACTTCGGTTTTGACGAATCGCTCATGAAGGCCATTCGTAAGTCGGAATACACGCAACCGACGCCGATCCAGGCGCAATCCGTTCCGGCTGCACTGAGTGGTCGTGATATCATTGGTATTGCCAAAACGGGCAGTGGTAAGACGGCTGCTTTCCTGTGGCCGATGTTGGTTCATATTATGGACCAGAAAGAGCTCGGGCCTGGGGATGGTCCAATCGGGCTGATATTGGCGCCAACTCGAGAACTGTCGCTACAGATTTATCAGGAAGCGAAGAAGTTTGGAAAGATTTATAACATCAGCGTGTGTTGCTGCTATGGTGGCGGGTCGAAATGGGAGCAAAGTAAAGCTCTGGAACAGGGGGCGGAGATTGTGGTGGCCACCCCTGGTCGCATGATTGATATGGTCAAAATGAAAGCGACCAATTTGAAACGTGTAACATATTTGGTGCTGGATGAAGCGGATAAAATGTTTAATATGGGCTTCGAACCCCAAGTTCGTTCCATCTGTAATCATGTCCGCCCGGACCGGCAAACGTTGCTATTCAGTGCgactttcaaaaaacgaatcgaACGATTGGCTCGTGATGTACTGACCGATCCGGTAAGGATCATGCATGGTGATCTAGGTGAGGCTAACCAAGACGTTACTCAGCATGTTATCGTGTTCCATAACCCAACGCACAAATGGAGCTGGCTTTTGGAGAAGATGGTTCAGCTTCTGTCTGAAGGAAGCGTGTTGATTTTCGTAACGAAGAAAGCTGATGCTGATCAG GTTGCGAATAATCTCAAATTGAAAGAATACGATCCGGTATTGTTACACGGTGACATGGATCAAGCGGATCGTAACACAGTAATCACTCAATTCAAGCGTCGCGAGGTGGATATAATGGTGGCTACCGACGTGGCAGCTCGTGGTCTCGATATTCCCCACATTCGGAATGTGATTAACTATGATATTGCCCGCGATATTGATACCCACACCCATCGTATCGGTAGAACCGGTCGCGCCGGCGAGAAAGGCACCGCGTACACATTGGTGACGGATAAGGATAAAGAATTCGCGGGGCACTTGGTGCGGAATCTGGAGGGTGCTAATCAGGAGGTTTCGGATGAGCTGATGAAACTTGCCATGCAGAGTTCATGGTTCCGAAATTCACGATTCAAGCAAAACAATAAAGGTAAAAATATGAACGTTGGCGGGGCGGGCCTTGGTTTCCGTAGCCGACCGGTCCCAAGTGGTCCACTGAAACCATCTGATGGATCGTCTTCTTCCTCGGCGGATGCTGGCGGTGGCGTAAATACCACCAGTAAAGGACCAGCAACGGATCGATTCACCGCAATGCGAGAAACGTTTAAAGCACAATACAATGCACAATTCAAAGCATCTTCCGATCGAACCTGGGAGAACACGATCCCAGAGGGAGGAGTGTTTGCGAAGCCGGCAATGCAAGGCTTCGTAGCGGCATCATGTGACGATCAGAAGGGTCGTCCGGAACAGCAGCAGgagcatcagcaacaagaaggCGAGGAAAGACCGAGAAAGAAGAAAAGCAGGTGGAATTAG